In Scheffersomyces stipitis CBS 6054 chromosome 8, complete sequence, one DNA window encodes the following:
- the SOR5 gene encoding Sorbitol dehydrogenase (Zn-containing alcohol dehydrogenase [EC:1.1.1.4] [KO:K00004]~go_function alcohol dehydrogenase activity, zinc-dependent; zinc ion binding) — protein MRAIVYHGNKDVRYDPQYPEPTINHPKEVKIKIDYCGICCSDLDEYRDGPIFFSPDHQAISRKPFPQAMGHEMCGEIVELGSAVNANLKVGQKVVVESTGTCLDREYLELPEKKCLSCVQGAYNHCDHIGFYGLGFSDGGFADFCVVGEHHVIPYSEEDLPVEIAALTEPLAVSWHGVRVSNVTKDDSALVLGAGSIGLTTIIALKGHGVRNIIVSEPKESRRALAEKFHVQVFDPTPFNHDEKSLTKELLKLSPLGWGFSRIFDCSGKKETFDISLSALKTTGIATNVAFWAHNKQTVFPMDLTLHEKNLTSSSCYVREDFEEVIQAYRDGLIDPEEVRQIVTKVVALKDGFEEGFLQLINHKGKHIKVLVSPLPKI, from the coding sequence ATGAGGGCAATAGTTTACCACGGAAACAAGGACGTAAGGTACGATCCCCAGTATCCGGAACCCACTATAAATCATCCCAAAGAGgtcaaaatcaaaattgaCTACTGCGGAATATGTTGCAGTGATTTAGATGAATACCGGGATGGTCCAATATTTTTCTCGCCGGACCACCAGGCCATTTCCCGGAAACCCTTCCCACAAGCCATGGGCCATGAGATGTGTGGAGAAATCGTGGAATTGGGCTCTGCCGTTAATGCCAATTTGAAGGTTGGTCAAAAGGTTGTCGTCGAATCCACAGGAACCTGTTTGGATCGGGAATATCTAGAGTTACCTGAAAAGAAGTGTCTTTCATGTGTTCAAGGAGCCTATAACCATTGCGACCACATAGGATTTTATGGATTGGGCTTCTCCGATGGAGGATTTGCTGATTTCTGTGTTGTTGGAGAACATCATGTAATTCCATATTCCGAGGAAGATTTGCCAGTTGAGATTGCGGCTCTCACGGAGCCTTTAGCAGTCAGCTGGCATGGAGTGCGTGTTTCAAATGTCACCAAGGACGATTCGGCTTTGGTCCTTGGAGCAGGCTCGATTGGGTTGACCACCATAATTGCACTCAAAGGTCATGGGGTGAGGAATATAATAGTTAGTGAGCCAAAAGAATCTAGAAGAGCTTTGGCTGAAAAGTTCCATGTCCAGGTTTTTGATCCCACGCCCTTTAATCACGACGAGAAGCTGTTGACTaaggaattgttgaagttgagtCCTCTTGGATGGGGTTTCAGTAGAATTTTCGATTGTTCAGGTAAAAAGGAAACGTTTGACATCTCCTTGAGTGCATTGAAGACAACTGGTATTGCCACCAATGTAGCCTTTTGGGCTCACAACAAGCAAACAGTGTTCCCTATGGATTTGACATTGCACGAAAAGAATCTCACCAGCTCTCTGTGCTACGTTAGAGAAGACTTCGAAGAAGTCATCCAAGCGTACAGAGATGGATTAATCGACCCCGAGGAGGTAAGACAGATAGTCACCAAAGTCGTAGCACTTAAGGATggttttgaagaaggtttTCTCCAATTAATAAACCATAAAGGAAAGCACATTAAGGTCCTAGTATCACCATTGCCAAAAATCTGA
- a CDS encoding predicted protein — MDLNGIASSASTQQSQWLNSLRTKQLASTPSSMTSLFSKDSPRNKKKKAIHIYGSSTGEQSVAVVATVRDVSTRPNRTILQEKSTNIPVDRTSKETSNETHNKMSISSIIQPIPEALPAQPIIPVSRDEPEKICRSRSSPRNIPLDAENGILQRINRTIKIPVYEIDSEEGVADSEEEIECITSSQFGLQVKDVSDSQQNNYELTERVLNLQEADLITTESQYVPTDSQLSNPNFQTEDLTGSYGIECNDEYYGSQPAISQTQSHMIISQSVAHEEESLNYREDNSERENLSDYVTDRVDLSNRIEISEGEYYSDDEKEKIQDPENISFVHEAKLNNIPEVLHLPEENKNDEKKINSPDQITQTEDIESNEDSVDPVTVIELPAKSLSVTFSYKKNTTPHQSGDSTIVEKSTKVENSSKKQGTSERIETT, encoded by the coding sequence ATGGATCTCAATGGCATTGCCTCTTCAGCGAGTACGCAACAATCACAATGGTTGAACTCACTTCGGACAAAACAGTTAGCTCTGACTCCATCACTGAtgacttctttgttttcaaaAGATAGCCCAAGaaataagaaaaagaaagctaTTCATATTTACGGCAGCAGTACCGGAGAGCAGTCAGTTGCGGTCGTCGCAACAGTGAGAGATGTTTCAACTCGCCCAAACAGAACAATATTGCAAGAAAAGAGCACGAACATACCTGTTGATCGTACCTCGAAAGAGACCTCTAACGAAACTCACAATAAGATGCTGATATCTTCTATTATACAGCCTATCCCAGAAGCATTACCAGCACAGCCAATTATACCAGTATCGCGAGATGAACCAGAGAAGATATGCAGAAGTCGATCTCTGCCTCGAAATATTCCCCTTGATGCCGAGAATGGAATATTGCAAAGAATAAATAGGACGATCAAGATACCAGTATATGAaattgattctgaagaaggAGTAGCTGACAGCGAAGAAGAGATCGAATGCATAACCAGTTCACAATTTGGGCTACAAGTAAAAGATGTATCAGATTCTCAGCAAAATAATTATGAGCTTACTGAACGTGTGCTAAATTTGCAAGAGGCAGATTTGATCACAACAGAACTGCAATATGTTCCCACCGACTCTCAGTTGTCAAATCCTAATTTTCAGACTGAGGACTTGACAGGTAGTTATGGAATTGAATGCAATGATGAGTACTATGGTTCACAACCGGCTATCTCTCAAACACAAAGTCATATGATCATATCACAATCAGTTGCAcacgaagaagagagtcTCAATTATAGAGAAGATAATTCAGAACGAGAAAATCTTTCGGATTACGTGACAGATAGAGTGGATCTTTCAAACAGAATCGAAATATCAGAAGGTGAATACTATAGTGACGACGAGAAGGAAAAAATCCAAGATCCTGAGAATATCTCATTTGTTCATGAAGCCAAGCTCAACAATATACCTGAAGTATTACATTtaccagaagaaaacaaaaatgaCGAGAAAAAGATAAATTCACCGGACCAGATTACCCAAACTGAAGATATCGAAAGTAATGAAGATAGTGTTGATCCAGTGACAGTTATAGAACTTCCAGCAAAGTCTCTTTCAGTTACATTTTCATACAAAAAGAATACAACCCCGCATCAATCAGGTGATAGCACTATTGTCGAGAAAAGTACCAAGGTAGAGAACTCGTCTAAAAAGCAAGGAACTAGCGAACGAATTGAGACTACG
- a CDS encoding flavodoxin: MKIAILYYSTYGHLPILAKAIKEGIEETGLATQVDLFQVPETLSPEVLALLHAPEKDKDIPVATPQTLAEYDAFLFGIPTRFGTLPAQWIDFWGQTSGLWASGALAGKPAGLFVSSGSPGGGQEVTLRNSLSYLAHHGLIYVPLGYGKAFPHLTSFETVHGSSPWGSGTFAGADGSRLPNQTELAIAKIQGESFATTAIKFFNAKAKTLDPSAAPATADSSETALGTAQASQEKITKESKEAVKTAAKSTTAQRATQSAKSTAADAEKSSCAKCVIM; this comes from the coding sequence ATGAAGATCGCTATTCTCTACTACTCCACTTACGGCCATCTCCCTATCTTGGCCAAGGCCATCAAGGAAGGTATAGAAGAAACCGGCTTGGCCACCCAGGTcgatcttttccaagtgCCAGAAACGTTGTCTCCTGAAGTTTTGGCATTGCTCCACGCCCCagaaaaagataaagacaTACCAGTGGCCACTCCCCAGACTTTGGCTGAATACGACGCATTCCTCTTCGGAATTCCAACGAGATTCGGAACTTTGCCCGCTCAATGGATCGATTTCTGGGGCCAGACCTCTGGCTTATGGGCTTCTGGCGCTCTTGCTGGAAAGCCTGCTGGTCTCTTTGTTTCCTCCGGTTCCCCAGGTGGAGGTCAAGAAGTCACTCTCAGAAACTCGTTGAGTTACTTGGCCCATCATGGTCTCATCTACGTTCCATTGGGTTACGGCAAGGCTTTCCCACATTTGACGTCATTTGAAACTGTCCACGGTTCTTCGCCATGGGGTTCTGGTACTTTTGCTGGTGCCGACGGTTCCAGATTGCCCAACCAAACCGAATTGGCAATTGCCAAAATTCAAGGTGAGTCGTTTGCTACTACCGCCATCAAGTTTTTCAACGCCAAGGCTAAGACTTTAGACCCATCTGCTGCACCTGCCACTGCTGACTCCTCTGAAACAGCTCTTGGTACTGCCCAAGcttctcaagaaaagaTCACCAAGGAAAGCAAGGAGGCCGTCAAGACTGCTGCAAAATCTACTACTGCGCAAAGAGCTACTCAATCCGCCAAGTCCACCGCAGCCGACGCTGAAAAGAGCTCCTGTGCCAAATGTGTCATTATGTAA
- a CDS encoding protoplast secreted protein 2 precursor, with amino-acid sequence MAPKVAIIIYSLYHHIATMAEAVKKGVEAAGGEATIFQVPETLSEEVLTLLHAPPKPDYPIATNDTLTSYDAFVFGIPTRFGNYPAQFKAFWDATGGLWASGALYGKPAGIFVSTGTPGGGQEVTALNALSVLVHHGIIYVPLGYAKAFPQITSFEEVHGSSPWGAGTFAGADGSRSPNKIELEIAEIQGKSFYETIQKF; translated from the coding sequence ATGGCTCCAAAAGTTGCAATTATCATCTACTCCTTGTACCACCACATCGCTACCATGGCTGAAGCAGTCAAGAAGGGTGTCGAAGCTGCTGGCGGTGAAGCTACCATCTTCCAAGTGCCAGAAACCTTGTCCGAAGAGGTTTTGACTCTTTTGCACGCTCCACCAAAGCCAGACTACCCAATCGCCACCAACGACACCTTGACCTCCTACGATGCCTTCGTCTTTGGTATCCCTACCAGATTCGGTAACTACCCAGCCCAATTCAAGGCCTTCTGGGACGCTACTGGAGGTTTGTGGGCTTCTGGTGCTCTTTACGGTAAGCCTGCCGGTATCTTCGTTTCCACCGGTACCCCAGGTGGAGGTCAAGAAGTCACTGCCTTGAACGCTCTTTCCGTGTTGGTTCACCACGGTATCATCTACGTTCCTTTGGGTTACGCTAAGGCTTTCCCACAGATCACCTCTTTCGAAGAGGTTCACGGTTCTTCGCCATGGGGTGCCGGTACCTTTGCTGGTGCTGACGGTTCCAGATCGCCAAACAAGATCGAATTGGAAATCGCCGAGATCCAGGGTAAGAGCTTCTACGAAACCATCCAAAAGTTCTAG